The proteins below are encoded in one region of Cherax quadricarinatus isolate ZL_2023a chromosome 29, ASM3850222v1, whole genome shotgun sequence:
- the LOC128690403 gene encoding crustacyanin-C1 subunit-like, translating to MKSLSILLVLVAVVAADKIPDFVVPGQCPTVDENKLWTYQVPKFHNYAGVWYEFALTNNPYQLLKKCVRNEYVFDGKQFVVSSTGISGYGNPLKRNGKVYPNPFGEPHLTIDYENSFAAPYVILETDYTNYACIYSCISYNLKYYSDFAFIFSRSPVLADKFVKRCEAAFRSIHVDTSRFTKTPQGPYCDYDAQKYL from the exons ATGAAGTCACTGTCCATCCTGCTGGTTCTTGTGGCCGTCGTCGCTGCTGACAAGATCCCAGACTTCGTAGTCCCCGGCCAGTGTCCTACTGTTGACGAGAACAAGCTTTGGACCTACCAAGTCCCTAAATTTCACAAC TATGCTGGTGTATGGTATGAGTTCGCACTTACTAACAACCCGTATCAACTGCTGAAGAAATGTGTCCGTAATGAATACGTGTTCG ATGGAAAGCAGTTTGTAGTCTCGTCGACTGGCATCAGTGGCTACGGCAATCCACTGAAGCGGAATGGCAAAGTATATCCCAATCCCTTTGGTGAACCTCATCTCACCATTGACTATGAGAACT CGTTTGCTGCCCCATACGTTATCCTGGAGACTGACTACACCAACTACGCCTGTATATACTCCTGCATCAGCTACAACTTGAAGTATTACTCAGACTTTGCCTTCATCTTCAGTCGCTCCCCCGTTCTGGCAGACAAGTTTGTGAAGCGTTGTGAAGCTGCTTTCAGGAGCATCCATGTTGACACTTCCCGCTTCACCAAGACCCCTCAAGGCCCCTATTGTGACTATGATGCCCAGAAATACCTCTGA
- the LOC128690459 gene encoding crustacyanin-C1 subunit-like, translated as MKSLSVLLVLVAAVGTDKIPDFVVPGQCPAIDEYKLWTHQVPHLHNYAGVWYEFALTPNPYQLLKKCVRNEYVFDGKQFLISSTGISGFGTVLSRVGKLYPNLFGEPHFSIDYENTFGAPYVILDTDYTNYACVYSCISYNLKYYSDFAFVFSRSPVLADKFVKQCEAVFKSIHVDTSRFIQTPQGPFCDYGLKKFL; from the exons ATGAAGTCGCTGTCCGTCCTGCTGGTCCTCGTGGCCGCCGTCGGTACTGACAAGATCCCAGACTTCGTAGTTCCCGGCCAGTGTCCTGCTATTGACGAGTACAAGCTGTGGACCCACCAAGTTCCTCACCTTCATAAC TACGCTGGCGTATGGTACGAGTTTGCACTTACTCCCAACCCGTATCAACTTCTCAAGAAATGTGTCCGCAATGAATATGTGTTcg ATGGAAAGCAGTTTTTAATCTCATCAACTGGCATCAGTGGCTTCGGCACTGTACTGAGTCGCGTTGGGAAATTATATCCCAATCTCTTCGGTGAACCTCATTTCTCCATTGACTATGAGAACA CGTTTGGCGCCCCATACGTTATCCTGGATACTGACTACACCAACTATGCCTGTGTATACTCCTGCATCAGCTACAACTTGAAGTATTACTCAGACTTTGCCTTCGTCTTCAGTCGCTCCCCCGTTCTGGCAGACAAGTTTGTGAAGCAGTGTGAAGCCGTCTTCAAGAGCATCCATGTTGACACTTCCCGCTTCATCCAGACCCCTCAAGGACCTTTCTGTGATTATGGTCTCAAGAAATTCCTCTGA
- the LOC128690608 gene encoding crustacyanin-A2 subunit gives MFTTVIAAALVACVAADGIPSFVTPGKCASVANQDNFDLRKYAGRWYQTHIIENPYQPVTRCVHSNYDYSESDYGFKVTTAGFNPSDEYLKLDFSVYPTKEFPAAHMLIDAPSVFASPYEVIETDYDTYSCVYSCVTTDKYKSEFGFVFSRTPQTSGPAAEKCAAVFNKNGVEFSKFKPVQQTAECVYRA, from the exons ATGTTTACAACAGTCATTGCTGCTGCCCTTGTGGCCTGTGTTGCAGCAGACGGCATTCCAAGTTTTGTCACTCCTGGCAAATGTGCAAGTGTTGCTAACCAAGATAACTTCGACCTCAGAAAG TACGCTGGACGATGGTACCAGACCCATATCATCGAGAACCCATACCAGCCAGTAACTCGTTGCGTCCACTCCAACTATGACTATTCCGAGAGTGACTACGGCTTCAAGGTGACCACCGCCGGCTTCAACCCCAGCGACGAGTACCTTAAGCTTGATTTTAGTGTCTACCCAACTAAGGAGTTCCCAGCAGCTCACATGCTCATTGATGCTCCTTCGG TATTCGCGTCACCTTACGAGGTCATCGAGACTGACTACGATACTTACTCCTGCGTCTACTCCTGCGTCACCACCGACAAGTACAAGTCAGAGTTCGGCTTCGTGTTCTCTCGTACTCCCCAGACCTCAGGACCTGCAGCCGAGAAGTGTGCCGCTGTCTTCAACAAGAACGGTGTTGAGTTCTCCAAGTTCAAACCTGTCCAACAGACGGCTGAGTGCGTCTACAGAGCTTAA